The genomic stretch TTGTCCAGGTGGCGTTTCGGGAGGACGAGGCTGAGATCGCCGGGGACGGCTTTCAGGGTCGGCTTGGTGAAGCTCTGGGCGAGGCGGTGCTCATTGGTGCGGCGGCCTTTGACGAGGTCGCCGAAACGCTGGACGAGGACGCCGCCGCCGAGCAGGTTGGAGAAGGAGGCGATCCGCTTGCCGTACTGGTGGGGTTCGTTGAAGGGCTCGGTGAAGCGGTTGCTCACCAGCAGGGCAAAGTTGGTGTTGCGGCTGTGCAACTTCTCATCACGGTAGCTGTGACCGTTGACGGTGATGATACCGTCGGTGTTCTCGGCCACCACGTAGCCGTAAGGGTTCATGCAGAAGGTGCGGACCAAGTCGCCGTACTGTTTGGTCCGGTAGACGAGCTTGGCTTCATAGACCTCATCGGTGATGTGCTGGAACACCTCTGCGGGGATCTCAACGCGGACGCCCACATCGACCTGGTTGTTGAAAAGAGACAGGCTCAGGTGCTTGCACTGGCTGGCGAACCACTCCGAACCGGCTCGACCGGGGGCGGCGATCAGGTAGTCGCATTCGATCTTTTCCGGTTTTCCAATGTCCAGCAGGAAGCTCTTTTCGTTCGGGATGATGGCGGACACGGGTGTCCGGAAAAGGAGGGTCACTTTCTTGTGGAGATATTCAAAGAGGTTCTTCAGGATCTGCAGGTTGTTCTCGGTGCCCAAGTGGCGCACCTTGGCGTGGAGCAGGTGCAGGTCATGGGCCAGGGCCTTTTTACCGATAGTGCTCTTTTCAGTGCTGAACAGGTCGGAAGGTGCGCCGTAGTGCAGGTTGATCCTATCTACGTATTCGATGAGGTCCATCACGTCTTGCGCCGGCAGGTACTCCTGGAGCCATCCGCCGAATTCGGTGGTGAAGTTATACTTGCCGTCAGAGAAGGCGCCGGCACCGCCGAAACCGCGCATGATATCACAGGGGTTGCACTTGACGCAACGGGACGATTTTTTTTCAGCGATGGGGCATTTCCTGGAGTAGATATCGCTGCCCGCTTCCAGGATGATCACTCGGGCGGACGGACATGTGACGACAAGTTCGTAGGCTGCGAAAATCGCGGAAGGTCCGCTTCCGATAATTGCCACATCATACTTGTTCATCTGGACAAATCCCCTCGCGTTATTACTCGGCTATTGGCAGACCACCGGATATTATACGAGAGATGATAGGAAAAGTAAATGACAAATTGCACAAGTTGACGGAATGTTGCTCTTAAAGGAAGTTCCGGCGCAGGTCCGCCTGCCTCATTCAGCGAACCGGCCTTTGATGGGGAAGGATACAGTATTTTTTGAAAAAGGGGCGTGCCATTTTTGCGAAAAGACTTGAAAATATTGCAGCGCCATCCTATAATAAAAGAAAATTAACACATTCACAAAGTGGCGGACAAGAAAAGACGGAGCATGAGAATGAGACAAGGAGGCGCTTGAGATGACGCAAGCGGTAGTCAAGATCTTTCCCGCCCCGGAGATCGACCCGTTGCTGATGTGTGTGCACCAACCCCATGAATGTGTCCACTGCGGCGGCTGCGGCTTCTCGATGCTGGAAACGGAAGTCCCGGCTGAATTGCAATGACAAAGGGCCTCCGCGCTAGGGCCCGGAGATCGCCCTGAGCAGCCCATGACCAACGAAATGACCAGAAGCCCGCGATCCTGCGGGCTTTCCTGTTTCAGGCGTTGGTCTTTCGTCGGCCCTTTAACGGTAACTACCCGGGATGAGCGGCAATTGACCCTGCATGGCCAGCAGCAGGCGCGTCTCCACCTCGATCCAATTGACCAACTGCCACCAGGCATTGATGTAGTCGCGGCGGCGGCGCTGAACTGCTCTTGAAAACTGCGGAGGTTACCGAAATAGGCGGTCACTTGGCCGCGCGTATGGGGCCCTGGTTGCCTGCCCCGTCCGGGCAGGGCCATGATCGCCCAGTAGAGGCTGTGCAGGATGTGACCGGAACCGTGGAAAGCCAACTCGCGCTCCCAGTGCTTGATCAGGGAAAAATCGTTCTGCTGGCGCGCTTCGACCAGTTTGCGTTCCGCTTTGTTTAATCCTTCCACATAGGACAAGTGGTGGCGGTCGTGGTGGAGCTTCAGCGTTTCCGCACCGATCACCGGTTCTAAAGCGTTGTAAGGATAGGGGAGGGGCGGCAGTTGATGGCCGCCGGGAGGAATCATGAGATAAGACATAGAACGTCTCCTTCCGTCCGCATAGGGTCGTTTCACCTTTTTTGACGTTTTCATTTTTGCTTCCCAAGGTTTCGCTTCATAGTTACTGGCTGGAATCGGAACCTATACCAAGCGCCAGCTTTTCCCAAATAGCCAGCGAATCTGTGCCGCGCCGGCAGGAATGCTACCTCGACAGAAAAAGCTTCGCGAAGGCCCTTTCTTTACAGCGCTCGTCCATTGTGCGATAATACCCTCAAAGAAGCGTGCAGGAGGCCCGACCATCGATCGCCGGCCTGTTCCCGGCGGACTGCGTCATAATCGCGTTGCAAACGAGCCAATTTAATGAAAGAACTGGCCTGTCCCCGCGGGCGTTGGCCAGGGAGGTGCTTGGTGTTGGGTTCCTTAGGCATACCGGAACTGTTATTGATTCTCGTCGTGGCCATGCTGATTTTTGGGGCGGGCAAGCTCCCTGAGATTGGCCGATCCCTGGGTCGCGGGATCAATGAGTTCAAAAGCGCTGTCAGCAATGACGGGGAAGAGACAAAAGAATTGAAGGCAAAGCCCCCGGTGAAGGGCGATACCCAAGGGGATGCTCCTTCAAAGGACAACTGATCTGTAAGGGCACGTCTCAACCGGCGTGTCTTTATTCATGTTATTGGAGCAGGTGACAGCATGCAGTTTCAATTATTTCATGAGATCCAAGCCGACCTGGCCAAGGTTGAGGCGGAATTGCAAAAGTACGTCGACACGTCCCTGCCGACACTGACCGCCGCATCGAGCCACCTGCTTCATGCGGGCGGGAAACGGTTGCGGCCTGCCTTCGTGTTGTTGGCCGGGAAATTTCACAACTACGCCTTGGAGCGATTGCTGCCGCTGGCGGTGGCCCTCGAATTGATCCACATGGCCACCCTCGTTCATGACGATGTGGTCGACGAGTCGAAGACGCGCCGGGGCATCCCGACCGTCCGGGCGCGCTGGGGTAACCGCATCTCCTTGCACACGGGAGACCACCTCTTTGCCCGATCGCTCCTGCTGATCTCTGAGTTGAACGATCCTGCCATGACGGCGGTGCTGGCGAAGATCAGCGTGGAGATGTGCGAGGGTGAGATCCAGCAGATGGAGGCCACCTATGATGTCCATCAGACCTTCCGGGACTACCTCTACCGGATCAAGCGGAAGACGGCGCTCCTGATCGCCGCATCGTGCCAACTGGGCGCTATGGCCGTCAAGGCAGATCCCTCGGCGGTGCGGGCCTTAAAAATGTATGGCCATCACCTGGGCATGGCCTTCCAGATCACCGACGACATCCTGGACATGACGGCCGATGAAAAAGAACTGGGCAAGCCGATCGGTTCCGATCTTCGCCAGGGCATCATGACGCTGCCGATCCTGGAGGCGCTCCGAGAGAGCCCTGATCTGGCGTTGCGAACCCTGGTCGCCAAGAAGGAAAAAAGTCAGGATGAGGTTTACCGGGCTATCGAGCTCATCAAAGAGACCGGTGCCGTCGAACGCAGCCAGATCATCGCCCGCCGCTACCTGGACAAGGCGAAAGAGGAATTGACACGCCTTCCGGCCATCCCGACGCGGCACACCCTGGCGGTCATCGCCGAGTACATCGAAAAGCGAACCTATTAAAACGTGACGGATATCCTTTTTCCCTCTAGGGGGATGTGCTAGAATAGGTTACGTTGAGAATTGAAGGAGTGAGGAAGGTTGATCCAATCCCAGGAAGAACGGGAAGATGCCTCCGGAACTAACAGAGGACTTGTGGATCGAATTTGGGATATTTTCAGTTCCATGAAGCTCGGCTTGTTCCTTCTGCTTCTCATCGCCGTCGCTTCCATTATCGGCACAGTCATTCCGCAGAACGGCGATCCCCGACAATACGGTTCCTTGTACTCGCTCTACAGCGCCCTCGGTCTGATCGACATGTACCACAGTTCCTGGTTCATGATTCTGCTCTTCTTGTTAGCGATGAACCTCTTCATCTGCACCTTCAACCGGGCACCGGGGATCTGGCGCCAGTTCTCCCGTCCGTCGCTACCTACTGGCGCCGAGTCGGTTGGCGGGCTGGCGACGGAACGCCCTGAGCCTGTCGACGAGTTGGCCCGCCATGTTTCCGAACTCTGGCAGCGCCTCGGTTACCGCGTATTTTCTGAATCTCGTGACGGCAAACACTACATATACGCCGACAAGGGGCGGTTCGGTCTCTGGGGATCACTGCTATCCCATGTAGGCATGCTGGTCATCCTCATCGGCGGGGTCGTCGGTCTCTATGGCGGAGAAGAGGGGCGTATGCCGGCGGAGGTGGGCAAGACCTTTCGCTTTGCCGATGTACCGGGCCTGCCCAAAGATGAGAACCTGGAGATCCAGGTCAATGACTTCCGAACCGTCTTCCGGGAAGACGGCACTATCGCCGACTGGTTCAGCAATCTCACACTGCTGGAAAACGGCCGGGAGATCATGACCAAGGAGATCCAGGTCAACGACCCGCTGGAATACCGTGGGTATAAGGTCTACCAGGCTTTTTATGGATCCCACATTGTTGCAAAAATCACGTCGAAGAATGATCCAGAGGGACATGCCTATACGGTCGAAGAGGGCGACGTCATTCCTGTGGCCGGAACCGACCTGGCGGTCCTCGTCTACAAGTACATCCCTGACTTCGATCCGGCGCGGGGGATGATCTCCAAATCGAGTGAACCCCATAACCCCCGCATCGTCTTTGTCGTCTACAAAGGACGCCAGCAGATAGACGCGCGGGCGGCTGAGATCGGCAAGGCAGAGACGATCGCCGGCGGCCTGGCCGAGGTCACTTTTCCCCAGTACAAGCCTTACACCGGCCTGTCGATCCGCCGGGATCCCGGTGTCAATATCGTCTGGTTTGGCTGCGCATGGCTGTTGATCGGGCTGGCCCTTTCCTTCTACATCTTCCACCGTCAGGTGCGGGCGGTCGTCGAGGCGCGCGAGGGCGGCAGTCGGCTCCATGTAGGCGGCACGGCTGCGAAAAACAAGATCGCCTTTGCCGACGAGTTTCAAAGACTCATTGAGCCTTATTGCCATACCGACAGGAAAGGAATGGAGGCATAACGATCATGGGCATGGAAGAAAACCTGCTTTTTTACGCCACCTTTGCCGCATATGGCCTCGCTGCTTTCCTATATATCTGCTTTCTGGTCCTGCGCAAGCCTGCCTTGGCCCGCATCGCCTTTTATGTCACCGCGGCCGGCGTCGTTGTCAACACGGCAGCCTTGGCGATGCGCTCGATCGTTGCCGGCTATGTGCCTCTGACGAACGGCTATGAGTTTCTGCTGGCTTTCTCCTGGGGTATCGCCTTTGTCTATCTCTTTGCCGAGCGGAAGTTTCAAGTCCCCGTCGCTGGTGCTTTTGTCATCCCTACCGCTTGGCTGCTCTTGGCCTATGTGGCCGTCGATATGTCACCGGCAGAGCGGGCCGCCCGTCCGCTTATGCCCGCTTTGCAGTCGAACTGGCTGACCATCCATGTGACAACGGCCATGATCGCCTACGGCGCTTTTGCCTTTTCTTTCGGCATCGGACTTATGTATCTCTGGAAGGTTGCTTCAGAAAAAAGCGGCGCTACGCGGGGGCTGGCCGCCGCTTTTCCTGCTTCCGAAAAATTAGACGAGATCGGCTATCGCTTGATCGCCCTCGGTTTTCCCTTCCTGACGCTCTGCATCATCACCGGCGCCATTTGGGCGGAATTCGCCTGGGGCCGTTATTGGAGTTGGGACCCGAAGGAGACCTGGTCGCTGATCACCTGGCTCGTCTATGCCGCCTACCTGCATGCCCGGTTCACGTACGGATGGCGCGGCTCGCGCGCGGCCTGGATGGCGATCATCGGATTTTTGGCCGTATTGTTCACCTATTTCGGTGTTAACTATTTCCTCAGCGGCTGGCATACCTACGCGAGTGAATAGATCATTCATTGTGAACGCTTCGTGGAAATTGGTGACTCTTTCGGCGCATTTTTCAGATGACGGCTCGGTAAATAGGATCGGAGAGAGATAGCATCCTGCGATGGGAGATTCCTTTACCGTCGGGGTAGAGAAAGGGGCTATGCTGTTGTATCCATTGCTGCTAAGGCTGGAGGGGCAACCATGCCTGGTCGTCGGCGGCGGTCAGGTGGCCGAGCGAAAGATCGAATCCCTTTTGGAGGTGGGTGCCCGCGTCACCGTCATCAGCCCGGCGCTTACGCCGGAGATTCAACGTTGGGTGGACGAAGGCAAACTTCGCTGCCACTTGCGCGAGTATCAGGATGGAGATGCCGCCGGATATATGGTCGTCATCGCCGCCACCGATGTGTCAACCGTCAATGAGCAGGTCGCCCGCGACTGCTTACAGCGCAACATTTTGATCAATGCAGTCGACATCCCGCAACTTTGCAATTTTTTCGTGCCCGCCGTTGTCCGGCGGGGAGATTTGACCATCGCTATCTCCACCAACGGATGCAGCCCGGCCATCGCCCGTCGCGTCCGCGAGAAACTGGAGGCGACCTTTGGCGAGGAGTATGGCGAGTACTTGCGGATAATGAAAAGCCTCCGCGAGCAGGTGCTGCGCGAGGTTCCCGACCCGGCCCGGCGCAAGGCGATCTTCGAGACCTTGGCTGAAGCTGGACTGCTGGAGTGCATCCAAGCAGGCGACGAACAAGCCCTCAAGGAGCGAATTGCCAAGTGTTTATCTTCGTCGTAGGCTTAAACCATAAAACGGCGCCGGTAGAGATCCGGGAGCAGCTCTCTTTCCCGGAGCATATCCTGATCGATTCCTTGCGCCGCCTTCACGCGGAACCGGCCATTGAAGGCTGCGCCATTTTGTCTACTTGCAATCGGACGGAGATCTACGCGGCAACGACAGACATTGAAAAGGGGCTAGCAGCCGTTCGCCGTTTTTTCACCCAGTCGGGCAAGCTGGAAGCAGACAAATTCGCCAATTTCTTTTATACGCACACCCTCTATGACGCCATCCGCCATCTCTTCCGCGTCGCTGCCGGTCTCGATTCGATGGTGCTCGGCGAGACACAAATCCTGGGCCAGGTCCGGCGAACCTACCAGGCGGCTTGTGAGGCAGGAACCTCTAACAGCATCCTAAACACCTGGTTTCAGCAGGCTATCACCGTCGGCAAGCGCATCCGCACAGAGACCGGCATCGACCAGCATGCCGTGTCCATCTCCTATACAGCCGTTGAGCTGGCCAAACAGGTCTTTACCACCTTGGAAGGCCGCTCGGCTTTGATCCTGGGCGCCGGCAAGATGAGCGAACTCACCCTGACCCACCTGATCGCCAACGGTGTCACGACGGTGCTCGTGGCGAACCGCACCCGCGAACGGGCCGAGGAACTGGCGCGCCGCTGCGGTGGCAAGGCCGTCTCCTATGACGAGATCGCGGCGCGGATGGAGGAGGCCGACATCGTCATCTCCTGCACGGCGGCGACTCACTACGTCATCCGGCGCGAACTGGTGGAAAAGGTCATGAGCACCCGTCCCGACCGCCCGCTTTTCTTGATCGACATCGCTGTTCCCCGGGATATCGATCCCGCCGTGGCCACCGTGCCCGCTGTGCATCTCTTCGATATCGACGACCTGCAGAGCGTCGTCGACCAGAACCTGGCCCAACGCCAAAAGGCGGCTTCCGAAGCCGAACTCATCGTGGAACAGGAGATCGCCGAGTTTCTCAAGTGGCTCAATTCTCTCTTTGTCGTACCCACCATCGTCGCGCTAAAAAACAAAGGGGAGGCGATCCGGGAGAAAGAATTGGAGCGCGTCTTAGCGAAGCTGAAAAGTCTCTCTGAAAAAGACCAGAAGATCATCGGCGCCATGGCATCATCGATTGTCAAACAACTGCTCCATGACCCCATCACCCAGATCCGCCACTATGCGGCCGGCCCGGAAGGTCACCTCTACTCAGAGATCCTGCAAAACCTCTTTTCTCTCGAGATCGCCGGACAGCGGTCCAAAGGCCGCGACGATCAATCTGATAGAAGGAGTCAGCCGTAATGTCAGCACTTCAACGACCCGTTGTCATCGGAACCCGGGACAGCGCCCTCGCCCTCTGGCAGACCCACTGGGTGCTTGAACGATTGAAGGAGCTCTATCCGGAGCAAGCCTTTGAAGTCAAGCATATCAAGACGAAGGGCGACAAGATCCTCGACGTGGCCCTGGCCAAGATCGGCGACAAGGGGCTCTTCACGAAGGAATTGGAAGTGGCCATGCTGAATGGCGAGATTGACATGGCCGTCCACTCCATGAAAGACCTGCCTACCCTTTTACCCGAAGGTTGTGCGATCGGCGCCATCTGCGTCCGCGAGGACTGCCGCGACATCCTGATCTCCCGCAACGGCGGCGGTCTTGAAGAGCTGCCCCGGGGCGCGAAGGTCGGCACGGCCAGCCTGCGCCGCAAGGCCCAGATCTGGAAGGTGCGGCCCGACTTGGAACTCGTCGACATCCGGGGCAACCTGCAGACGCGGATGCGCAAGATGGAAGAACAAAACCTCGACGGTCTGATCCTGGCTGCAGCAGGTGTGAAGCGCCTCGGCTGGGCCGAGAAGATCACTGAATACATACCCGTCGACATGTGCCTGCCGGCTGTCGGTCAGGGTTCCGTGGGCATCGAGATCCGCGAAGGCGACGAAGCGATCGGCCGACTTGTGGCCGCCTTAAACCACGCCGAATCGGCCCTCTGTGTTCGCGCCGAACGGGCGCTGCTTCGCACCCTGGAGGGCGGTTGCCAGGTTCCCATCGGTTCGCTCGGTCGTTTGTCAGGCGGCAAACTCATCGTCGACGGTGTCGTCGCCTCCCTCGATGGCAGAACGATCTGCCGCGACCGTGTGGAGGGCGATCCGGCTGATCCCGAAGAAGCGGGCGTCCGTCTGGCCAAAAAATTGCTGCAACAGGGGGCCAGAGAGATATTAATCCAAGTAAGACAGGAGACGGATCTGCGATGAAGCAAAAGGTAGGGAAGGTTTATCTGGTCGGCGCCGGACCGGGGGATCCGGGCCTCATCACCGTGAAAGGGTTGGAGTGCATCAAAAAAGCCGAGGTGCTTGTGTACGATCGCCTGGCTGGTCACCGGTTGCTCACCTATGCGCGGCCTGACGCCGAGCTGATCTTTGTCGGCAAAGGGCCGGATAAGCATGTCTATAGACAGGAAGAGATCAACGAGGTCCTCAAGGTCAAAGGCCTGGAAGGTAAGATCGTCACCCGTCTGAAAGGCGGCGATCCCTTCGTCTTCGGTCGCGGCGGCGAAGAAGCGGAGGTGCTCCGCGAAGCCGGCGTCCCCTTTGAAATCGTCCCCGGCATCACCTCGGCCATCTCCGTACCGGCCTATGCCGGCATCCCCGTCACCCACCGCGATTTCACCTCCAATTTCGCCGTCATCACCGGCAACGAAGACCCTACCAAGGAAGACTCGGCTATCGATTGGGCCAAAATCAGCACCGGCATCGGCACCCTCGTCTTCCTGATGGGCATGGGCAATCTGCCCCATATCGCCGCGAAGCTCATGGAACACGGCCGCAGCCCGGAAACGCCGGTAGGCCTGATCCGCTGGGGCACGCGGCCGGAACAGCGCACCCTGACGGGCACCCTGGCTGATATTGCCCAGAAGGCGAAAGAAGCCGCCTTCCAGAACCCGGCCATCATCATCGTCGGCGAAGTAGTCAAGCTGCGCGAGAAACTGGCCTGGCTGGAAGAGAAACCGCTCTTCGGTAAGCGCATCGTTGTCACCCGCTCCCGCCAGCAGGCGTCGGCTTTCGCTGCCCGCCTGGAAGAAATGGGTGGCGAGCCCTGGGAGTTCCCCACTATCGATATCCAAGAACCGGAGGATCCTGCGCCGCTGGAAGAAGCCATCGCCAAGGTTCATGAATATGAGTGGATCATTTTCACATCCCCCAACGGTGTACAGCGGTTCTTTGAGCGCTTCTTCGCCGTCGGTCACGACATCCGCGAGCTCTGCGGCATCCGCCTCTGCGCCATCGGTCCCCAAACCCGCAAGGAACTGCAGAAGTTCGGCCTGAAGACCGACTTCGTGCCGGAAGAATACCGCGCCGAGGCCATCATCGAAGGGTTGAAAAACCTCGATGATTGGCAGGGCCGCAAGGTGCTGCTACCTCGGGCCGACATTGCCCGCAAGATCCTCCCTGAAGCGCTGGCCTCCTTTGGCGCCCAGGTGGACGACGTGGTCGCCTACCGGACTGTCCGCGGCGGCGGCGACGCTGTTCTCCTCCGCCAGATGTTGCAAGACAAGCTGATCCACGCCATCACCTTCACCAGTTCCTCTACGGCTCGCAATTTTGTCGACATGCTCGGCGTAGAAGATGTGGCTGAGCGCAATGCGCTGCTCGAAGGCGTGACCATGGCCTCCATCGGCCCTATCACCTCCGATACGATGCGAGAACTGGGCTTGCCTGTGGACGTGGAGGCCACCGAATACACCATTCCCGGTCTGATGAAGGCGTTGCTGTCCCACTGGGGCATCCACGAGTGAGCGCAACGGAGGCATCCTTCGCCGAACCAGCCCCTACGGCTTTATTCCAAACAGAGGGGGGAAGCCTTTTTTCCGGCAAGTCTAGCAAAGGCGCAGGCTGATATTGTTTTGGCGCCCGGCGATGACGGAGCTGCGGTAACAGGCTTCCTGCAATTGACGATTTTTGCCCTTATTGTCTAATAAATTTATTTAGTTTTTCATTTGATTGAAAAACGGGAGAGGAAGGAACACCATGATCGGGGTAAGTAAACTGCTCTGCGGCGTAGAAAACTTCGGCGACAGCCTGCGTTATGCCCATGGTTCCAAAGGGCAGCGCGACGGCGCCGTAGCCGGTTACGGGCCGGTGGTGGCCTGGAACGTGTCCCGGACCTGCAACCTCCACTGCATCCACTGCTATTCTGACTCGGACGAGATCGAATATCCCGGCGAATTGACGACCAAAGAGGCAATCCGGTTTATTGATGACCTGGCCGATTTCAATGTGCCTGTTCTGCTGCTCTCCGGCGGCGAGCCGCTCATGCGCCCCGACATCTTCGACCTGGTCGCCCATGCCACCAAGCGTAACATCCGCGTCACCTTCTCCACCAACGGCACCTTGATCACGCCTGACGTGGCCAAGGAGATCAAGAAATACGGCGTCGGCTATGTGGGCATCAGCCTCGATGGCATCGGTGAGAACAACGACAAGTTCCGCGGCAAGAAAGGCGCCTTCGAAGACGCCTTGGCCGGCATCCGCAACTGCCTGGCCATCGGTCAGCGCGTCGGCCTGCGCTTCACCATCAACCGCCACAATTTTAACGATATTGAAAATATCTTCAACCTGATTGAAGAAGAGAAGATCCCTCGCGTCTGCTTCTATCACTTGGTCTACTCGGGTCGCGGTAGCAACATGACCGAAGAAGACGTCAGCCATGCCGAATCGCGCGCCTTCATGGACCTGCTCATGGAAAAGGCTGTCGACTTCTTCAACCGCGGCTTCAACTGCGAGCTGCTCACTGTGGATAACCACGCCGACATCGTCTACCTCTACTTGAAGACGAAAGATAAGAACCCCGAGTTGGCCGAGAAGATCTGGAAGCTGATGCAACTGAACGGCGGCAACCGCTCCGGAATCGCCTTCGCTAACGTCGATTCCCAAGGTTTTGTCCACCCCGATCAGTTCTCCCAGAATCATACCTTCGGCAACGTGAAGGAACGGCCCTTTAAAGAGATCTGGACTGACACCGCCAGCAACCCCATCCTGGCCGGCCTGAAGGACCGCAAGCCCCTGCTCAAAGGCCGCTGTGCCAAGTGCAAGTGGCTGAACGTCTGCAACGGTAACTTCCGTCCTCGCGCCGAGGCCGTCACGGGCGACTTCTGGGAGTCCGATCCGGCTTGCTACCTGACGGACGAGGAGATCGGCATCGCCGAGTAACCGGCAGCATGAAGGCGATGCTTGCGTGACCTTACCTGATCTTGATTGGGAGGGAATCAAGGGGATGAAACACATCCTTTCCGGCTACCCCATTCAGCGGCCCCGGCGCCTGCGGGAGAAGGCGGTTTTGCGCGACATGGTGCGGGAATTTCATCTTCGTCCGGAAGACCTGATCTACCCGCTCTTCGCCGTTCCGGGGAAAGACGTCGTCAATCCCGTCAGCTCCATGCCGGGCGTATGCC from Heliomicrobium modesticaldum Ice1 encodes the following:
- a CDS encoding Sec-independent protein translocase subunit TatA/TatB — translated: MLGSLGIPELLLILVVAMLIFGAGKLPEIGRSLGRGINEFKSAVSNDGEETKELKAKPPVKGDTQGDAPSKDN
- the resB gene encoding cytochrome c biogenesis protein ResB; protein product: MIQSQEEREDASGTNRGLVDRIWDIFSSMKLGLFLLLLIAVASIIGTVIPQNGDPRQYGSLYSLYSALGLIDMYHSSWFMILLFLLAMNLFICTFNRAPGIWRQFSRPSLPTGAESVGGLATERPEPVDELARHVSELWQRLGYRVFSESRDGKHYIYADKGRFGLWGSLLSHVGMLVILIGGVVGLYGGEEGRMPAEVGKTFRFADVPGLPKDENLEIQVNDFRTVFREDGTIADWFSNLTLLENGREIMTKEIQVNDPLEYRGYKVYQAFYGSHIVAKITSKNDPEGHAYTVEEGDVIPVAGTDLAVLVYKYIPDFDPARGMISKSSEPHNPRIVFVVYKGRQQIDARAAEIGKAETIAGGLAEVTFPQYKPYTGLSIRRDPGVNIVWFGCAWLLIGLALSFYIFHRQVRAVVEAREGGSRLHVGGTAAKNKIAFADEFQRLIEPYCHTDRKGMEA
- the hemC gene encoding hydroxymethylbilane synthase, with protein sequence MSALQRPVVIGTRDSALALWQTHWVLERLKELYPEQAFEVKHIKTKGDKILDVALAKIGDKGLFTKELEVAMLNGEIDMAVHSMKDLPTLLPEGCAIGAICVREDCRDILISRNGGGLEELPRGAKVGTASLRRKAQIWKVRPDLELVDIRGNLQTRMRKMEEQNLDGLILAAAGVKRLGWAEKITEYIPVDMCLPAVGQGSVGIEIREGDEAIGRLVAALNHAESALCVRAERALLRTLEGGCQVPIGSLGRLSGGKLIVDGVVASLDGRTICRDRVEGDPADPEEAGVRLAKKLLQQGAREILIQVRQETDLR
- a CDS encoding NAD(P)/FAD-dependent oxidoreductase — protein: MNKYDVAIIGSGPSAIFAAYELVVTCPSARVIILEAGSDIYSRKCPIAEKKSSRCVKCNPCDIMRGFGGAGAFSDGKYNFTTEFGGWLQEYLPAQDVMDLIEYVDRINLHYGAPSDLFSTEKSTIGKKALAHDLHLLHAKVRHLGTENNLQILKNLFEYLHKKVTLLFRTPVSAIIPNEKSFLLDIGKPEKIECDYLIAAPGRAGSEWFASQCKHLSLSLFNNQVDVGVRVEIPAEVFQHITDEVYEAKLVYRTKQYGDLVRTFCMNPYGYVVAENTDGIITVNGHSYRDEKLHSRNTNFALLVSNRFTEPFNEPHQYGKRIASFSNLLGGGVLVQRFGDLVKGRRTNEHRLAQSFTKPTLKAVPGDLSLVLPKRHLDNIVEMIYALDKIAPGMANNDTLLYGVEVKFYSSRLKLTHQLETQIANMFAIGDGAGVTRGLSQASASGVHVARVIAARLQR
- the hemA gene encoding glutamyl-tRNA reductase, which translates into the protein MFIFVVGLNHKTAPVEIREQLSFPEHILIDSLRRLHAEPAIEGCAILSTCNRTEIYAATTDIEKGLAAVRRFFTQSGKLEADKFANFFYTHTLYDAIRHLFRVAAGLDSMVLGETQILGQVRRTYQAACEAGTSNSILNTWFQQAITVGKRIRTETGIDQHAVSISYTAVELAKQVFTTLEGRSALILGAGKMSELTLTHLIANGVTTVLVANRTRERAEELARRCGGKAVSYDEIAARMEEADIVISCTAATHYVIRRELVEKVMSTRPDRPLFLIDIAVPRDIDPAVATVPAVHLFDIDDLQSVVDQNLAQRQKAASEAELIVEQEIAEFLKWLNSLFVVPTIVALKNKGEAIREKELERVLAKLKSLSEKDQKIIGAMASSIVKQLLHDPITQIRHYAAGPEGHLYSEILQNLFSLEIAGQRSKGRDDQSDRRSQP
- a CDS encoding precorrin-2 dehydrogenase/sirohydrochlorin ferrochelatase family protein, translated to MLLYPLLLRLEGQPCLVVGGGQVAERKIESLLEVGARVTVISPALTPEIQRWVDEGKLRCHLREYQDGDAAGYMVVIAATDVSTVNEQVARDCLQRNILINAVDIPQLCNFFVPAVVRRGDLTIAISTNGCSPAIARRVREKLEATFGEEYGEYLRIMKSLREQVLREVPDPARRKAIFETLAEAGLLECIQAGDEQALKERIAKCLSSS
- the cobA gene encoding uroporphyrinogen-III C-methyltransferase yields the protein MKQKVGKVYLVGAGPGDPGLITVKGLECIKKAEVLVYDRLAGHRLLTYARPDAELIFVGKGPDKHVYRQEEINEVLKVKGLEGKIVTRLKGGDPFVFGRGGEEAEVLREAGVPFEIVPGITSAISVPAYAGIPVTHRDFTSNFAVITGNEDPTKEDSAIDWAKISTGIGTLVFLMGMGNLPHIAAKLMEHGRSPETPVGLIRWGTRPEQRTLTGTLADIAQKAKEAAFQNPAIIIVGEVVKLREKLAWLEEKPLFGKRIVVTRSRQQASAFAARLEEMGGEPWEFPTIDIQEPEDPAPLEEAIAKVHEYEWIIFTSPNGVQRFFERFFAVGHDIRELCGIRLCAIGPQTRKELQKFGLKTDFVPEEYRAEAIIEGLKNLDDWQGRKVLLPRADIARKILPEALASFGAQVDDVVAYRTVRGGGDAVLLRQMLQDKLIHAITFTSSSTARNFVDMLGVEDVAERNALLEGVTMASIGPITSDTMRELGLPVDVEATEYTIPGLMKALLSHWGIHE
- the ccsB gene encoding c-type cytochrome biogenesis protein CcsB translates to MGMEENLLFYATFAAYGLAAFLYICFLVLRKPALARIAFYVTAAGVVVNTAALAMRSIVAGYVPLTNGYEFLLAFSWGIAFVYLFAERKFQVPVAGAFVIPTAWLLLAYVAVDMSPAERAARPLMPALQSNWLTIHVTTAMIAYGAFAFSFGIGLMYLWKVASEKSGATRGLAAAFPASEKLDEIGYRLIALGFPFLTLCIITGAIWAEFAWGRYWSWDPKETWSLITWLVYAAYLHARFTYGWRGSRAAWMAIIGFLAVLFTYFGVNYFLSGWHTYASE
- a CDS encoding polyprenyl synthetase family protein, yielding MQFQLFHEIQADLAKVEAELQKYVDTSLPTLTAASSHLLHAGGKRLRPAFVLLAGKFHNYALERLLPLAVALELIHMATLVHDDVVDESKTRRGIPTVRARWGNRISLHTGDHLFARSLLLISELNDPAMTAVLAKISVEMCEGEIQQMEATYDVHQTFRDYLYRIKRKTALLIAASCQLGAMAVKADPSAVRALKMYGHHLGMAFQITDDILDMTADEKELGKPIGSDLRQGIMTLPILEALRESPDLALRTLVAKKEKSQDEVYRAIELIKETGAVERSQIIARRYLDKAKEELTRLPAIPTRHTLAVIAEYIEKRTY